From one Sandaracinaceae bacterium genomic stretch:
- a CDS encoding PKD domain-containing protein, whose product MRRALRMLCLLGCGLLGCDGVDARPDDAAVDAAPTEPGCADLETRVVCDPDCRREACRGDEVCSEAACVPWTEAPLFADFTLETGEDLRVAVTVREGGFPRRHVRALRFDFGDGASGWGEQLRHAYAAPGVYPVRLEVRMADGQILRAQRLAALGPLDEHAPLRLTVNEIPAALNGSEPYPREVGAPVPFRLRVPQRGFTVDVTLLADPDDPIDPAAVTLETEPPFGAPTLTFDADGVRGTWQVDAEAPEGAVTFTARARSASGARHVSALTVEAVAFGPALDPFERPLTWLFRRDTDFFTTRRASDGGLESALGPNGLPDLEEELRLLGAQGDDPTLDARYLAWILDAVREEVLRVYGVSPDGTATDDIPLDVVWLGDPGAPDPATFSPDGDFSMMRFGGVFDGFVGFSGISPHHAERMDDATADRGVATASLLSILLTTPVVSSALTPIDPERGQPVGAHPADAEVLDPGFDPYALDVAPERLARHDTLRTVARYLALVLASVAAHEMGHAMGLMPNGAPPDGFFGDTPEPLFVGDARTDRWHADLPGLNLMQAGGDYLGVIDEALATIELPRGADLLRVAEILALENRLSAYSRAYLQGRLTYVDGGAGRGGGVGCRY is encoded by the coding sequence GTGCGACGCGCCCTCCGGATGCTGTGTCTGCTCGGCTGCGGTCTGCTCGGCTGTGATGGGGTGGACGCGCGTCCCGACGACGCCGCCGTGGACGCCGCGCCGACCGAGCCGGGCTGCGCGGATCTCGAGACCCGCGTGGTCTGCGACCCCGACTGCCGGCGCGAGGCGTGTCGGGGCGACGAGGTGTGCAGCGAGGCGGCGTGCGTGCCGTGGACCGAGGCGCCGCTCTTCGCCGACTTCACGCTCGAGACGGGCGAGGATCTACGCGTGGCGGTCACGGTGCGCGAGGGCGGGTTCCCGCGCCGCCACGTGCGCGCGCTGCGCTTCGACTTCGGCGACGGCGCGAGTGGCTGGGGGGAGCAACTCCGCCACGCCTACGCCGCGCCCGGCGTCTATCCCGTGCGGCTCGAGGTGCGCATGGCGGACGGACAGATCCTCCGCGCGCAGCGGCTCGCGGCGCTGGGCCCGCTCGACGAACACGCGCCGCTGCGGCTGACGGTGAACGAGATCCCGGCCGCGCTGAACGGGAGCGAGCCCTATCCCCGCGAGGTCGGCGCGCCGGTGCCCTTCCGGCTGCGCGTGCCGCAGCGCGGCTTCACCGTCGACGTCACGCTGCTCGCGGATCCCGACGACCCGATCGATCCCGCGGCGGTCACCCTCGAGACCGAGCCGCCGTTCGGGGCGCCCACGCTCACCTTCGACGCGGACGGCGTGCGCGGGACGTGGCAGGTCGACGCCGAGGCGCCGGAGGGGGCCGTCACGTTCACCGCGCGCGCCCGGAGCGCGAGCGGCGCTCGCCACGTGTCCGCGCTGACGGTGGAGGCGGTGGCGTTCGGGCCCGCGCTCGACCCGTTCGAGCGGCCGCTGACCTGGCTGTTCCGGCGCGACACCGACTTCTTCACGACGCGGCGCGCGTCGGACGGAGGGCTGGAGAGCGCGCTCGGCCCCAACGGCCTCCCCGACCTCGAGGAGGAGCTGCGGCTCCTCGGCGCGCAGGGCGACGACCCCACGCTCGACGCGCGCTACCTCGCGTGGATCCTGGACGCGGTGCGCGAAGAGGTCTTGCGGGTGTACGGCGTGTCGCCGGACGGCACCGCGACCGACGACATCCCGCTCGACGTGGTGTGGCTTGGGGATCCGGGCGCGCCCGACCCGGCGACGTTCTCGCCCGACGGCGACTTCTCCATGATGCGCTTCGGCGGGGTGTTCGATGGCTTCGTCGGCTTCAGCGGGATCTCGCCCCACCACGCCGAGCGCATGGACGACGCGACGGCGGACCGCGGCGTGGCGACGGCGAGTCTCCTGTCCATCCTGCTCACCACTCCCGTGGTCTCGTCCGCGCTCACGCCGATCGATCCCGAGCGCGGCCAGCCCGTGGGCGCGCACCCTGCGGACGCCGAGGTGCTCGACCCTGGGTTCGATCCCTATGCGCTCGACGTCGCGCCCGAGCGGCTCGCCCGCCACGACACGCTCCGCACCGTCGCGCGCTACCTCGCGCTCGTGCTCGCCTCGGTCGCCGCGCACGAGATGGGGCACGCGATGGGGCTGATGCCCAACGGCGCGCCGCCCGACGGCTTCTTCGGCGACACGCCCGAGCCGCTCTTCGTGGGCGACGCGCGCACCGATCGGTGGCACGCGGACCTGCCCGGGCTGAACCTGATGCAGGCGGGCGGCGACTACCTCGGGGTGATCGACGAGGCGCTGGCGACGATCGAGCTGCCGCGCGGCGCGGATCTGCTGCGCGTGGCCGAGATCCTCGCGCTCGAGAACCGGCTCTCCGCCTACTCGCGGGCGTACCTCCAGGGGCGGCTGACCTACGTCGATGGGGGCGCGGGGCGCGGCGGGGGCGTCGGTTGCCGCTACTGA
- a CDS encoding DUF2845 domain-containing protein, with translation MRHFFFALALTFLGGASTAHAMQCGNRIVRQGDASPRVRQVCGEPSEINLRVVERSRTIHRQLPDGSVISDTITVAVQLEDWVYDFGPQRFVRVVTFESGEVVDIRTLGYGTVNGRSAPGE, from the coding sequence TTGAGACACTTCTTCTTCGCTCTGGCGCTCACGTTCCTCGGCGGCGCATCCACCGCCCACGCCATGCAGTGCGGCAACCGCATCGTGCGTCAGGGAGATGCCTCCCCGCGCGTCCGGCAGGTCTGCGGCGAGCCGTCCGAGATCAACCTCCGCGTCGTCGAGCGCAGCCGCACCATTCACCGACAGCTCCCCGACGGGTCCGTCATCAGCGACACGATCACCGTCGCCGTGCAGCTCGAAGACTGGGTCTACGACTTCGGCCCCCAGCGCTTCGTCCGCGTCGTCACCTTCGAGTCCGGCGAGGTCGTCGACATCCGCACCCTCGGCTACGGCACCGTGAACGGCCGCTCCGCCCCGGGCGAGTGA
- a CDS encoding SH3 domain-containing protein: protein MRASIVALGLLCASAASAQDAPEPSEWRPHVARGRAALAAERWVEAAAAFDEANDAWAGWGGTGRLVFACDVAVASVRTESERSRSALADAMLAPDPEVCLPRLVDALRAAGRVEEASAMAIRARAAGADVDAAYAQLDPVVRARVEAQLARLQSAPLARAVPPAASPDALAAEVARTVWMARPTRVALCSPVHDPSWGGPGWGVITCSYSDAPEPYAFGNRYPLESFVYERARGRLRTVASFAAGAGFDCENGHLEPVRSSARLTRRRHGVDGWLLRERDAWEWDDYEVGQRRLSRDIVWACTRESGGCARVEEAAERCVTPERGPPTCSERYRGRASVRRGALTIRIDEGELPEALRRPVDLTTLRPSSGASALHSARVSMRGCHVEVHDDRPPLNVRAAPSARAAVVGTLEEGTRVTPQRGRRAGWVQITAPLTGWVWVANLRRVCAGDAAPSAVQPTSR, encoded by the coding sequence ATGCGAGCATCGATCGTCGCGCTGGGGCTGCTGTGCGCGAGCGCGGCGTCCGCGCAGGACGCGCCCGAGCCCTCCGAGTGGCGCCCGCACGTCGCGCGGGGGAGGGCGGCGCTCGCGGCCGAGCGGTGGGTGGAAGCGGCGGCGGCGTTCGACGAAGCGAACGACGCGTGGGCGGGCTGGGGCGGGACCGGCCGGCTGGTCTTCGCGTGCGACGTCGCGGTGGCGAGCGTCCGCACGGAGTCGGAGCGGTCCCGGAGCGCGCTCGCCGACGCGATGCTCGCGCCCGACCCCGAGGTCTGTCTGCCGCGGCTCGTCGACGCGTTGAGGGCCGCGGGCCGCGTCGAGGAGGCGTCCGCGATGGCCATCCGGGCGCGCGCGGCCGGCGCGGACGTCGACGCGGCCTACGCGCAGCTCGACCCGGTGGTCCGCGCCCGCGTCGAGGCGCAGCTCGCCCGCCTCCAGTCGGCGCCGCTGGCGCGGGCCGTGCCGCCGGCGGCCAGCCCGGACGCGCTCGCGGCCGAGGTCGCGCGCACGGTCTGGATGGCGCGACCCACCCGCGTCGCGCTCTGCAGCCCGGTGCACGATCCGTCCTGGGGAGGCCCGGGCTGGGGTGTGATCACCTGCAGCTACTCGGACGCGCCCGAGCCCTACGCCTTCGGCAACCGCTACCCGCTCGAGTCGTTCGTCTACGAGCGCGCGCGCGGACGCCTGCGGACCGTCGCGTCCTTCGCGGCCGGGGCGGGCTTCGACTGCGAGAACGGACACCTGGAGCCGGTGCGCTCGAGCGCGCGGCTGACGCGCCGGCGCCACGGCGTCGACGGCTGGCTGCTCCGCGAGCGCGACGCCTGGGAGTGGGACGACTACGAGGTCGGCCAGCGCCGACTGTCGCGCGACATCGTGTGGGCGTGCACGCGCGAGAGCGGCGGCTGCGCGCGGGTCGAGGAGGCGGCCGAGCGCTGCGTGACGCCGGAGCGAGGGCCGCCCACGTGCTCCGAGCGCTACCGCGGCCGCGCGTCCGTCCGGCGCGGGGCGCTGACCATCCGCATCGACGAGGGGGAGCTGCCCGAGGCGCTCCGTCGCCCCGTGGATCTGACGACGCTCCGCCCGTCCTCGGGGGCCTCGGCGCTCCACTCCGCGCGGGTGTCGATGCGCGGCTGCCACGTCGAGGTGCACGACGACCGCCCGCCGCTGAACGTGCGGGCCGCGCCCTCCGCCCGCGCGGCCGTGGTCGGGACCCTGGAAGAGGGCACCCGCGTGACCCCACAGCGCGGCCGGCGCGCGGGCTGGGTCCAGATCACGGCGCCGCTCACCGGCTGGGTCTGGGTGGCGAACCTCCGCCGCGTGTGCGCCGGCGACGCGGCCCCGTCCGCCGTCCAACCGACGTCTCGCTGA
- a CDS encoding 2Fe-2S iron-sulfur cluster-binding protein: MVGGCYTPAPDRPSRRPYKVTHGVCARVFGVSDITGHKAFDAARCCVQIPAAMARVRFEPSGFEVDVAVGTALVDVCDDHPEAEVPFSCRSASCGTCRCFVREGADALSKAEDDELDVLEVFGDGDDVRLCCQIQLDKDARVVLEVVEPE, from the coding sequence ATGGTCGGCGGATGTTACACGCCGGCCCCTGACCGGCCAAGCCGACGTCCGTACAAAGTCACACATGGCGTTTGTGCCCGCGTTTTCGGCGTGAGCGACATCACGGGCCACAAAGCGTTTGACGCAGCGCGGTGCTGCGTCCAGATTCCCGCCGCAATGGCTAGAGTGCGTTTCGAGCCTTCCGGATTCGAGGTAGACGTCGCGGTGGGAACCGCGCTGGTGGACGTCTGTGACGATCACCCCGAGGCGGAGGTCCCCTTCTCCTGTCGCTCCGCGAGCTGCGGCACATGTCGCTGCTTCGTGCGCGAGGGCGCCGACGCGCTCAGCAAGGCGGAGGACGACGAGCTCGACGTCCTCGAGGTCTTCGGCGACGGCGACGACGTGCGCCTCTGCTGCCAGATCCAGCTCGACAAGGACGCGCGCGTCGTCCTCGAAGTCGTCGAGCCCGAGTAG
- a CDS encoding OmpA family protein produces the protein MSRICLVLFSLVFVACGGGRASVAVSEDGVDAHAEARTPGGGSVSADASHGWGQGGTSGGAAQTYDASGQPIATATRTGCTEQWVAMPMLINFPTGGTEIDAQNRAILDEMVRTAQSRTDLVAVRVEGHTDTCGHELNNMQLSQMRAQTVAMELVRMGVPRERVQTIGYGSRQPRANERCGRQQDSLSRATNRRVEFSVLVCRAY, from the coding sequence ATGTCCCGCATCTGTCTCGTTCTCTTCTCTCTCGTCTTCGTCGCCTGCGGCGGCGGCCGCGCCAGCGTCGCCGTCTCCGAGGACGGCGTCGACGCCCACGCCGAAGCCCGCACCCCTGGAGGCGGCAGCGTCTCCGCCGACGCCAGCCACGGCTGGGGTCAGGGCGGCACGAGCGGCGGCGCCGCCCAGACCTACGACGCCAGCGGCCAGCCCATCGCGACGGCCACGCGCACGGGCTGCACAGAGCAGTGGGTGGCGATGCCCATGCTCATCAACTTCCCCACGGGCGGCACCGAGATCGACGCCCAGAACCGCGCCATCCTCGACGAGATGGTGCGCACCGCCCAGAGCCGCACCGACCTCGTCGCCGTCCGGGTCGAGGGCCACACCGACACCTGCGGCCACGAGCTGAACAACATGCAGCTGTCGCAGATGCGCGCCCAGACGGTGGCGATGGAGCTCGTCCGCATGGGCGTCCCGCGCGAGCGTGTCCAGACCATCGGCTACGGCTCCCGTCAGCCCCGCGCCAACGAGCGCTGCGGCCGCCAGCAGGACTCCCTCAGCCGCGCCACCAACCGCCGCGTCGAGTTCAGCGTCCTCGTCTGCCGCGCCTACTGA
- a CDS encoding tetratricopeptide repeat protein, with translation MNATTDLLRGELERLFDLDELKKLSDELLGIDPEQVGGTEGKGAFARALIERCQADDALLALADAVLVSKTGVNEKVGAIYDAHTGEELAAGTEVAGFRVLKKLGEGGVGVVYLAEQKEPKRRVALKVVRPVHARDRVATRRWQTVARIHRGLTHDNLAAVIDVGALDDGRPWIATELVEGQQLASRIGRTGPMHYNEARPVIRGVLEALELLHGKGLAHGDVKAENVFMIRPSADDKMKNEPTGVLVDAGIDRLFGRGTVSASQAGLHPVFGTAKSIAPELARGGRADAASDLYAVACLLYETLTGRPPFTGDTAIDVVAQHLTTEPAAPSEHAPRGWVSKELDTILIRALSKDPSKRYADASALREALESIGRASIPPEARKKEDLDEKAFDKAAKALKEKPADEERAVALERVVEPARAWGKAVEAMKAAVEKADKDGVKVALLFRIARIQEADLQDHEGAEESYRKILELDENEEIARAAIEELKRKTGDAEGLVELLLEKVDGEESADERAAILREIAEAYEKQLNDPDNAFVAWVQALAEDPRDERSQGEVERLAGDSTDNWNEAIGALNETLEALEDPAEKAPLYVLLGRWYADKLNRPDFAVPCYGQALSIDPTNDAAMEGTIALYRRAQSWQELATMLLSRAEASQNPAKARDWKAEAAEIIAGKLSDADRATALFEQILKDDPAHPKATAALESIYAQKKNWKGLVALLEDKAKSLRGAERVDTLAAIAEIHEDRLDDLDQAAAHYEAALKHDEHNVGALKGLERIYARKEKFPELLANLEKQLEIAATPRQKIALLERMGDIQLEEFVDHEKAEHLYAQVVEIEPGHENANQALARIYRKLQRFDDLAATLERHALGSEDDARKIELLLSAAKVLMVDVGAPERALHVVERVTSVEPNHTEALEMMSRLQAQTGDASKALASTEQLADAEKDPAKKAELYVRAGRILEDNGDKDGAIERYKLALDADKQNTRAAAALRAIYEGRGDAHGAAELLQREIEVTDGNSAKAKLYAELGALYRDRLELPSKATKAFEKALELDGTCTPAARGLGDMAFEAEDWEGTVERYEPLLARTSEMPADVARDVSVRLGDAFRKLEQYDKAQRAYLNAKAFASDDREVLERVAEVTFDMGAPDEAAELYRDLVEQFGKDLVGGDKGRVLWRFGHSLSKSEQHDEATKVLNEAAELMPDDPAPLRSLKDLYLSQKKWDEAVRTLRRRMEAASDDERFDLLVEAGDILMNEVGDKAKASKSYVAALELKGDDRNLLTKLMAVYSESKDWSRLVEVILRIAELVDDAKQLSKYYHTAAAISHYELNRLEEASDYYEQALEHDIGMLKSFEGLVTALNSQSDWDRLEEVYVNRLKRLGEGAEAKDKAHLYDQLGELRLHRLERKGDAMEAFEEAQKLDPGNRRRAEQLAEVYSSEPKRFFSKAVKVHGDLLSLNPYRIESYQALRKLYTEVKRPDESWCVCQALTVLKNAEPDEESFFKKHRSREPAAAQNPIAGDMWANLVNHPSQDPLLTDIFATIAPAVIGTRSQPLAQFKLDAKDKRNAEKDEADLARTLHYASGVMGVKLPDIYYRNDDPGGLSFVFSDPPAIGLGKGALAGGPGKALAFVGGRHLSYLRPGHYLRQLVPTGSGLRAWLLAAIKSAVGQFPVPQNLASSVEEHLAAFKKHLPGPEQERLRSYVQKLLAAAPELDLKKWVAAVDLTADRVGFVLANDLEIATAVVRASPEETAGVSQKDRLKELHLYSVSEDYLTLRQKMGVSIGG, from the coding sequence ATGAACGCCACCACGGACCTCCTCCGCGGAGAGCTCGAGCGCCTGTTCGATCTCGACGAGCTTAAGAAGTTGAGCGACGAGCTGCTCGGGATCGATCCCGAGCAGGTCGGCGGCACGGAGGGCAAAGGCGCCTTCGCCCGCGCGCTGATCGAGCGCTGCCAAGCCGACGACGCGCTCCTCGCCCTCGCCGACGCCGTGCTCGTCAGCAAGACGGGCGTCAACGAGAAGGTCGGCGCGATCTACGACGCCCACACGGGCGAAGAGCTCGCGGCCGGGACGGAGGTCGCCGGCTTCCGCGTGCTCAAGAAGCTGGGGGAGGGCGGCGTCGGCGTCGTCTACCTCGCGGAGCAGAAGGAGCCCAAGCGCCGCGTGGCGCTCAAGGTCGTCCGCCCGGTGCACGCCCGCGATCGCGTGGCGACCCGCCGCTGGCAGACCGTGGCGCGCATCCACCGCGGGCTGACGCACGACAACCTCGCGGCGGTGATCGACGTGGGCGCGCTCGACGACGGGCGCCCCTGGATCGCGACCGAGCTGGTCGAGGGGCAGCAGCTCGCGAGCCGCATCGGCCGCACCGGCCCCATGCACTACAACGAGGCGCGCCCGGTGATCCGCGGCGTGCTCGAGGCGCTCGAGCTGCTGCACGGCAAGGGCCTCGCCCACGGCGACGTGAAGGCCGAGAACGTCTTCATGATCCGGCCCAGCGCCGACGACAAGATGAAGAACGAGCCCACCGGCGTGCTCGTCGACGCGGGCATCGATCGGCTCTTCGGGCGCGGCACGGTCAGCGCGTCACAGGCGGGCCTGCACCCGGTGTTCGGCACGGCCAAGAGCATCGCGCCGGAGCTGGCGCGCGGCGGGCGCGCGGACGCGGCGAGCGATCTCTACGCCGTCGCCTGCCTGCTCTACGAGACGCTCACGGGCCGGCCGCCGTTCACGGGCGACACGGCGATCGACGTGGTCGCGCAGCACCTCACCACCGAGCCGGCCGCCCCGAGCGAGCACGCGCCGCGCGGCTGGGTCTCGAAGGAGCTCGACACGATCTTGATCCGCGCGCTGTCGAAGGATCCGTCCAAGCGCTACGCGGACGCCAGCGCCCTGCGCGAGGCGCTCGAGTCGATCGGCCGCGCGTCGATCCCGCCCGAGGCGCGCAAGAAGGAGGACCTCGACGAGAAGGCCTTCGACAAGGCAGCCAAGGCGCTGAAGGAGAAGCCCGCCGACGAGGAGCGCGCCGTCGCGCTCGAGCGCGTGGTCGAGCCGGCCAGGGCGTGGGGCAAGGCGGTCGAGGCCATGAAGGCCGCGGTCGAGAAGGCCGACAAGGACGGCGTGAAGGTCGCGCTCCTCTTCCGCATCGCGCGCATCCAGGAGGCCGACCTCCAGGATCACGAGGGCGCCGAGGAGAGCTACCGCAAGATCCTCGAGCTGGACGAGAACGAGGAGATCGCGCGCGCCGCGATCGAGGAGCTCAAGCGCAAGACGGGCGACGCCGAGGGCCTCGTGGAGCTCCTGCTCGAGAAGGTCGACGGCGAGGAGTCCGCGGACGAGCGGGCCGCCATCCTGCGCGAGATCGCCGAGGCCTACGAGAAGCAGCTGAACGACCCCGACAACGCCTTCGTGGCGTGGGTGCAGGCGCTGGCCGAGGACCCGCGGGACGAGCGCTCGCAGGGCGAGGTCGAGCGCCTCGCGGGAGACAGCACCGACAACTGGAACGAGGCCATCGGCGCGCTCAACGAGACGCTCGAGGCGCTCGAGGACCCGGCCGAGAAGGCGCCGCTCTACGTCCTGCTCGGGCGCTGGTACGCGGACAAGCTCAACCGGCCCGACTTCGCGGTGCCCTGCTACGGCCAGGCGCTGTCGATCGACCCGACGAACGACGCGGCGATGGAGGGCACCATCGCGCTCTACCGCCGCGCGCAGAGCTGGCAGGAGCTCGCCACGATGCTGCTCAGCCGCGCGGAGGCCTCGCAGAACCCGGCGAAGGCGCGCGACTGGAAGGCCGAGGCGGCCGAGATCATCGCGGGCAAGCTCAGCGACGCGGACCGCGCGACGGCGCTCTTCGAGCAGATCCTCAAGGACGACCCGGCGCACCCGAAGGCGACCGCGGCGCTCGAGTCGATCTACGCCCAGAAGAAGAACTGGAAGGGGCTCGTCGCGCTCCTCGAGGACAAGGCCAAGAGCCTGCGCGGCGCCGAGCGCGTGGACACGCTGGCCGCCATCGCGGAGATCCACGAGGACCGGCTCGACGACCTCGACCAGGCGGCGGCGCACTACGAGGCCGCGCTCAAGCACGACGAGCACAACGTCGGCGCGCTCAAGGGCCTCGAGCGCATCTACGCGCGCAAGGAGAAGTTCCCCGAGCTGCTCGCCAACCTCGAGAAGCAGCTCGAGATCGCCGCGACGCCGCGCCAGAAGATCGCGCTGCTCGAGCGGATGGGCGACATCCAGCTCGAGGAGTTCGTCGACCACGAGAAGGCAGAGCACCTCTACGCGCAGGTGGTCGAGATCGAGCCGGGCCACGAGAACGCCAACCAGGCGCTCGCCCGCATCTACCGCAAGCTCCAGCGCTTCGACGACCTCGCGGCGACGCTCGAGCGCCACGCCCTCGGCTCCGAGGACGACGCGCGCAAGATCGAGCTGCTCCTGTCGGCGGCCAAGGTGCTGATGGTCGACGTCGGCGCGCCCGAGCGCGCGCTGCACGTGGTCGAGCGCGTCACCTCGGTGGAGCCCAACCACACCGAGGCGCTCGAGATGATGAGCCGGCTGCAGGCGCAGACCGGTGACGCGTCCAAGGCCCTCGCCTCGACCGAGCAGCTCGCGGACGCGGAGAAGGACCCGGCGAAGAAGGCCGAGCTCTACGTGCGCGCGGGCCGCATCCTCGAGGACAACGGCGACAAGGACGGGGCGATCGAGCGCTACAAGCTCGCCCTCGACGCGGACAAGCAGAACACGCGCGCGGCGGCGGCGCTGCGGGCCATCTACGAGGGCCGCGGCGACGCGCACGGGGCGGCGGAGCTGCTCCAGCGCGAGATCGAGGTCACCGACGGCAACAGCGCGAAGGCCAAGCTCTACGCGGAGCTCGGCGCGCTCTACCGCGACCGGCTCGAGCTGCCGAGCAAGGCGACGAAGGCGTTCGAGAAGGCGCTCGAGCTCGACGGCACCTGCACCCCGGCCGCGCGCGGCCTCGGCGACATGGCGTTCGAGGCGGAGGACTGGGAGGGCACGGTCGAGCGCTACGAGCCGCTGCTCGCGCGCACGAGCGAGATGCCCGCCGACGTGGCCCGCGACGTCAGCGTCCGGCTCGGCGACGCCTTCCGGAAGCTCGAGCAGTACGACAAGGCGCAGCGCGCCTACCTCAACGCCAAGGCGTTCGCGTCCGACGACCGCGAGGTCCTCGAGCGCGTGGCCGAGGTCACCTTCGACATGGGCGCGCCCGACGAGGCGGCCGAGCTCTACCGCGACCTCGTCGAGCAGTTCGGCAAGGACCTCGTCGGCGGCGACAAGGGCCGCGTGCTCTGGCGCTTCGGGCACTCGCTGAGCAAGAGCGAGCAGCACGACGAGGCGACCAAGGTGCTCAACGAGGCGGCCGAGCTCATGCCGGACGACCCGGCGCCGCTCCGCTCGCTGAAGGACCTCTACCTCTCCCAGAAGAAGTGGGACGAGGCGGTCCGCACGCTCCGCCGCCGCATGGAGGCCGCGAGCGACGACGAGCGCTTCGATCTCCTGGTCGAGGCCGGCGACATCCTCATGAACGAGGTCGGCGACAAGGCGAAGGCGAGCAAGAGCTACGTCGCCGCGCTCGAGCTCAAGGGCGACGACCGCAACCTGCTGACGAAGCTGATGGCGGTCTACTCGGAGTCGAAGGACTGGTCTCGCCTCGTCGAGGTCATCCTGCGCATCGCCGAGCTGGTGGACGACGCAAAGCAGCTTTCGAAGTACTACCACACGGCCGCCGCGATCAGTCACTACGAGCTGAACCGCCTCGAGGAGGCCTCGGACTACTACGAGCAGGCGCTCGAGCACGACATCGGCATGCTCAAGAGCTTCGAGGGCCTGGTGACGGCGCTCAACTCGCAGTCCGACTGGGACCGGCTCGAGGAGGTCTACGTCAACCGGCTCAAGCGGCTGGGTGAGGGCGCCGAGGCCAAGGACAAGGCGCACCTCTACGACCAGCTCGGGGAGCTGCGCCTGCACCGCCTGGAGCGCAAGGGCGACGCGATGGAGGCGTTCGAGGAGGCGCAGAAGCTCGACCCGGGCAACCGCCGCCGCGCCGAGCAGCTGGCCGAGGTCTACTCGAGCGAGCCGAAGCGCTTCTTCTCGAAGGCCGTGAAGGTGCATGGCGACTTGCTGTCGCTCAACCCCTACCGCATCGAGAGCTACCAGGCGCTCCGCAAGCTCTACACCGAGGTCAAGCGCCCCGACGAGAGCTGGTGCGTGTGCCAGGCCCTGACCGTGCTCAAGAACGCGGAGCCCGACGAGGAGAGCTTCTTCAAGAAGCACCGCTCGCGTGAGCCCGCCGCGGCGCAGAACCCGATCGCCGGCGACATGTGGGCGAACCTGGTCAACCACCCCAGCCAGGACCCGCTCCTGACGGACATCTTCGCTACCATCGCGCCGGCCGTGATCGGCACGCGGAGCCAGCCCCTCGCGCAGTTCAAGCTCGACGCGAAGGACAAGCGGAACGCGGAGAAGGACGAGGCGGACCTCGCGCGCACGCTGCACTACGCCTCGGGCGTGATGGGCGTGAAGCTGCCCGACATCTACTACCGCAACGACGACCCTGGCGGCCTGAGCTTCGTGTTCTCCGATCCGCCCGCCATCGGGCTCGGCAAGGGCGCGCTCGCGGGCGGCCCGGGCAAGGCGCTCGCCTTCGTCGGCGGCCGTCACCTGAGCTACCTCCGCCCCGGTCACTACCTGCGTCAGCTCGTGCCCACCGGCTCGGGCCTGCGGGCGTGGCTGCTCGCGGCGATCAAGAGCGCGGTCGGCCAGTTCCCGGTCCCGCAGAACCTCGCGAGCAGCGTCGAGGAGCACCTGGCGGCGTTCAAGAAGCACCTCCCGGGGCCCGAGCAGGAGCGGCTGCGCAGCTACGTGCAGAAGCTGCTCGCGGCGGCGCCGGAGCTCGATCTCAAGAAGTGGGTCGCGGCGGTGGACCTGACCGCGGACCGCGTCGGCTTCGTGCTGGCGAACGACCTCGAGATCGCGACCGCCGTCGTGCGCGCGAGCCCGGAGGAGACCGCGGGCGTGTCCCAGAAGGACCGCCTGAAGGAGCTCCACCTCTACAGCGTGAGCGAGGACTACCTCACGCTCCGCCAGAAGATGGGCGTCTCGATCGGCGGCTGA
- a CDS encoding fibrinogen-like YCDxxxxGGGW domain-containing protein: protein MLSWTRFVLLLSMLGAGCSLDRQGLREPGTSDGGDEETDAGARPSDAGPRPDTGPRDSGLDTGPPPVRRDCLEILELGESTGDGRYTIDPDGEESGEPAFDVWCDMTTEGGGWTRVYSYTFTNYGSFNRGENAVTPIPSWTVNPALPTTPISMVAPADELDFGALEFSRWVEIGRSLLVTSTINDWVACDEDGGSFVDWSAGDMTCRLVRDVTGRCLDVLPHQFAINQRGPTLMTNKLYYYWDGTTDANWPTHDPCGDNAPNQLTGVADPRGAIFLRR, encoded by the coding sequence ATGCTTTCATGGACGCGGTTCGTCCTTCTCCTCTCCATGCTCGGCGCGGGATGCAGCCTCGACCGGCAAGGGCTGCGCGAGCCGGGGACCTCGGACGGCGGAGACGAAGAGACGGACGCCGGGGCTCGACCCTCGGACGCGGGGCCGAGGCCGGACACGGGGCCGCGCGACTCGGGGCTCGACACGGGGCCTCCGCCGGTGCGGCGAGACTGCCTGGAGATCCTCGAGCTGGGGGAGTCGACCGGGGACGGCCGCTACACGATCGACCCGGACGGCGAGGAGAGCGGAGAGCCCGCGTTCGACGTCTGGTGTGACATGACCACCGAGGGCGGCGGCTGGACGCGGGTCTACAGCTACACCTTCACCAACTACGGCAGCTTCAACCGCGGGGAGAACGCGGTGACGCCGATCCCGAGCTGGACGGTCAACCCGGCGCTGCCCACGACGCCGATCTCGATGGTCGCGCCGGCCGACGAGCTGGACTTCGGCGCGCTCGAGTTCTCGCGCTGGGTGGAGATCGGGCGCTCGCTGCTCGTCACCTCGACCATCAACGACTGGGTCGCCTGCGACGAGGACGGCGGCAGCTTCGTCGACTGGAGCGCGGGCGACATGACGTGCCGGCTCGTGCGCGACGTCACCGGGCGCTGCCTGGACGTGCTGCCCCACCAGTTCGCGATCAACCAGCGTGGCCCCACGCTGATGACGAACAAGCTCTACTACTACTGGGACGGAACGACCGACGCGAACTGGCCGACGCACGACCCCTGCGGGGACAACGCGCCGAACCAGCTCACTGGCGTGGCCGATCCGCGCGGCGCCATCTTCCTGCGCCGCTGA